The Helianthus annuus cultivar XRQ/B chromosome 11, HanXRQr2.0-SUNRISE, whole genome shotgun sequence region CTAAAGGCGTAACATGTCggttttcttttgaaaatttatttatttgttacttaAGTACAAACTAAAGGTTTATAAGCAACAAGTTTGCTTATTTTATTTCAATCAactatcaatttttttttgataaTAGAATATTCACAAGAGAGAGTAAGTCAcatgttttaaattttttaaaagaaCCAACTTTTACCAAAACAAAgaatgtaaaaaataaaaagattttgGGTGATGGgtgatttataaaaatttgtattttGCAGGTTTTTTCAAGTGGAAGATTTTAGGCTCAAAAGGGTTAACTAGGagaaaattttgtttttgggGAGATATAAAGAAAATaaggttgaaaaagaaaaaaaaaagtttatagttctaatgcctcaatcatttacttacttggattaGTTGGTAAGAATTAGGAATGTATTGTCTTGTCAAGTTCTAGATTCGTGAGAACCGTATGagttattcacacaagaaatgaaaagcGTGCATTTAGTAAAGATATGATATTGAATGCTCGGTAAAGGCTCAAAACTTACAATTTGTAGGAAAGGATCAAAAGtgtgaaaaaatatatatatacaatcaaATTTTAAAAAGATTATCATgcctttttataaatttttctcatacggttctttttatcacggtgatatcggttgtaaacttgtaaaaacaaaaaaatttagAACTTAGTTTCCTAGCTTAAACTAAAAACAAGACAAAACAAACTAAAAAGCTACAggagccccccccccccatacgATGGAAATGTAGTATTAGAAAAATATGCATCCATATAAATCTATACGTGGCATGTAGATATGCCCCGTATAAACCTACACGAGGCGTATCGAACATAATATGACACAATCAAGTATTTCTTGGAAATTAAAAAAGTATAAAGGGATGTCCAAACAGGTAAACGAGTGTTCTAAAAATCCATTAACCTGGTGATTCAACTTGTGATGACAGTATTACCCTTGTATTCTTAGGGGATAGGGGCGCCTATCACTCACAACATCAAATCAATTTCCGTCATGTCATCGAACATTATTCCATCACTAATGATgaattttagtggaaatgcccatcactcaccacaTACTCATCTCTATCATCAAAATCATTCACAAAATAACAAACAACAACTTGAATATACAACGCGTGATGATAATGACACGgcattcgcgaataattcacacatttaaaaaaaaaaaaaaaaaaaaaaaaaaaaaaaaaaaaaaactgacccAATGATAAAATGTGGTTCAACTTGTAATGATAGTACTATATCTTATAAAACGATTTAGGGTTTTACACTCGTCAAACACGCAGCAGCTGCTAGAGCTTTCATATCGCCGATTTACTTCCGAGCTAGGTTTGTTAATCTCACTTCCGATCTCTATATCTATAATTCAGTTTTGTGATTGAATCTGTTCTTTCTGATATTCCCTTGTTCATCTACAATTTTTTTTGGTGTTTCGTCGATGAAACATTGTTTATGAACAACACTCGGACTTAGAAATCATCAAGTTGACTGTAAAAAATTAGAATCAGAGAGATTCAAATTAGGTTTCTAGATATTAAGTAAGGTTTGCAGATGAGTGGATTTGGTTTGGTTACAGGAAAGAGATCAGTTTAATTTAATATGATTTGTTTTGATCTGTAGTGTCATTACGACGATAGTTGGTTGATTAATTCTAGCTGGAAATAAAGATAAGAAAGTTTTAGGTTTAGCAGATGAACACTTTGATTATATGGTACTGAAGGGAATTGTCATGAGAGAAATTACTATCTTATGAGAGACAATAGACGATGAAACTATTttacatggttttaaaaaacgttttgaggcgtgcgcctccaggcgaaacggccaaaaaaacgagtctgaggcgcgcctcatcgtgtttttaatgtatatgcacctcagaggggctgaggcgctaagaAAGCTGCGCCTCATGGGATTTTGATAGCCggttttgatgtttttgactttttgtgtcaatttcaagcatttcatgtcttttttaagtgtgtttttgatgatttttatatttatttattaataccgcctcggccttacgcctcgaggcttacgcctcgtgaggcgaagggaaaacgccttaaaactcgtttccgttcttttaaaccttgtTATTTTATAAGCTTTGAAGAGAGATTTAATTTCTGTTTTTAAGGTTGGAATATGTAAATTGCAAGAAAACAACTTTCAGTGTCATCTTCATAAGTTGAACCATATTATGCATTTTTTTTTTGACTTTCTAGATGTTGATTTCTGATTTATTTGTCGAGTATTAGTGGTGTGCTAGTGGTCATTGAATATTGGTTCGTTGATGTTTGTTGTAAATTTGTATAGCATATAATTTTgtatttgtatagtttgttttttgTTGGAAAGGGgatgtgtatgtgtgtgtttgtaaGTATACCAGCTTGTTGTAATGTTTTTGTAATCTAAATCAACACcttttgatttataaaaccagTTGCTGTTTCAAGAAATCACCAACAATGCAGAATGAAGAGGGACAAAACATGGATCTTTACATCCCCCGAAAGTGGTATGTATTTGAaagcttggttttaaaatgcggtGCATCAGGAGCACATAATGCGCGCATCATATGATGCAGTCATGAGGTTGCATCGCATGTTGCGAGTCCAAGATGCGCGCATCACATGATGTCGTCTATTCTAGCGCCTGATGCAGTTGACCGGTATTTGAACAAATTAGATCTTTTATTGAACAATTCTGACTATAGATGATGAGAATATATTATATTTAAGTGTTTAAAAGTTCACAAGTTAAAATATTAGCTAtacatattttttaatatttttaagtaAAGAACACCTTGCATACGTGAAGCGTGCGCTTCGCGCATTGCGCAACACGCATCGGGTTTTTGGATCAAAACGCATCCGATCGCTACacacattttaaaaccaagtttgaAAGGTCTCTTTTTTGTTATCTGTTTGAATGTGTTGAGTaacctgatttaccacatgttaTTGTTCCTGCAGCTCTGCCACTAACAGGTTGATCACTTCAAAGGATCACGCGTCTGTTCAGATTAATGTTGGCCATTTGGATGAGTCTGGCCTTTACACTGGCCAGTTTTCCACTTTTGCCCTCTGTGGTTTTGTACGTGCCCAGGTAGGTTTTGTCATTTTGGTTAGTTATTAAATCGTCAATAGTCAAATGGTTTTTTTAGTCATGGATTGCATGTTTAAAACGATACCAATCTAGTTTTAGCGATTTTTTATTGTAAAATATGTTCTTATTTGCGGAAAGTTTTtgtaaagagttaattactgttttcgtccatgtggtttgtcaaaaatcactatttcagtccattagtttaaaaattgcattttcagtccctgtggtttcacttttgtaaccatttcagtccacctcatAACCAtatcagtccctgtacttaacagaataatggattgaaatggttacgaaagtgaaactacagggactgaaatggttacgaaagtgaaaccacagggactgaaatcacaatttttaaactaatggactgaaatagtgatttttgacaaaccacaggcacgaaaacagtaattaactcttttgtAAGTCTGTATGCTTTATTATGCATATGATATGATGTGATAGCAATTTAGAGGTCTTACAATGTGTTTGTGGAACTCTGTTTTTGCAGGGTGATGCCGATAGTGCGCTTGACAGGCTGTGGCAGAGGAAGAAAGTCGAAACTCGCCAGTAGTTACTTTATTGGTTTAGTGTTTTGTTCCATGATGTTAAACAGCAGTTTTCGTTTCAATCACTAGAAGCATGAGGGATGTTGTTGCATCAAGTTTGTAGGTTTAATTTGGATCTTGTTTGAACCATTAATCATACAATCTAAGCGCTATTTCACCATTCATGTTAGTGGTTTTGAAGTTTGTTTTACTATAACAAGCATCCTAGTCAATTTTTAACCTTTGGgaagttatttttattttatttacaagggaaaagatcaaataggaagttgaTTTTCgttaggaaggataggaagccataggattatgacatgtggcagattttaaaataaagagaaagggtattttagtcaatccaactccttcttcttcctttttcaaaacccagtaaattcaaaaacccaccattttcaaaacccatcattttcaaaacccaccatcttcaactatttcttcactttctatctcaataatcactacattttagtgcgattttcatcaccaatcaatgattcagaacccgatcaacgtgttcttcagcttttttttgaagaaaacccagtttaatttcataaaaaaatctcgttttttccggtgattttggagataatcactcgattcgttcgattcgagcgttgataagtgtttctatcattcaaattttgtcaattgatgaagaaatcggcttcgatccatgtaagaaattctttaatttcattttcatgatctgggtttttgatttagtcattgcattttacgatctttgcgggggtccaagggacagagcccctggctggggttgagctgtttttttcgattaaattgctgtactaaaaacacatcagaaaaattaattttccataaattggctcatttaggtaaaacacattttttaggtgttttcagtccattgcgttttagaatgagtcaattttaagtgttttctggccattgcgttttacatataagacatttctttgtgtttttggtgcattgcgttttaggtaaaacacttttttatgtgttttcagtccattgcgttttagaaaacagacattttaagtgtattctggccattgcgttttacaaataagtcatttctttgtgtttttggtgcattgcgttttaggtaaaacatatttttttgtgttttttggccattgcgttttacaaataagacatttctgtgtgttttctggccattgcgttttacaaataagtcatttctttgtgctttttgtgcattgcgttttagaaaaatgtcattttttaggttttttttcattgcgttttacgtaactggtggtttttctattgcgttttacgcaactgggttttaatttttttttttttaaatatagcaatagtatactcgttttaaagataaaaaaacgctcgtttttttggtgcaatttttataaaaaaataat contains the following coding sequences:
- the LOC110890464 gene encoding 40S ribosomal protein S21-2 is translated as MQNEEGQNMDLYIPRKCSATNRLITSKDHASVQINVGHLDESGLYTGQFSTFALCGFVRAQGDADSALDRLWQRKKVETRQ